GATGTTCTCGAGCAGGGCGAGGGCCTCGACGCCGTCGGCCGCCTCGATGACTGGATAGCCGAGCCCGGTCAGCTGCATGCGCAGGACCTTGCGCACCTCCGGCTCGTCCTCGACCAGCAGCACCGGACCGTCGAGCGCCGGCTGCAGGGCGGGCCCGATGTGCAGGGGAGCGGCGCTGCGTTCGTGGGGATCCGCGACCGGCAGCACGAAGCGCACATGGGTGCCGAGCCCCGGCGTGCTGCGGATGCGCACGTTGCCGCCCGACTGGCGCACGAAGCCATACACCATCGACAGCCCCAGCCCGCTGCCGCCACCGAAGGGCTTGGTGGTGAAGAAGGGCTCGAACACGCGCTGCAGAACGGCGGGCTCGATGCCCTTACCGGTGTCGCCGACGTCGATCTGCACGTAGTCGCCTGGCGGCACCTCGCCGACCCTGGCGAGCGCCGGATCGAGGTGGCGCAGCACCACCGCGATCGTCAGCTCGCCGCCTTCGGGCATGGCGTCGCGGGCGTTGATCGCGAGGTTGAGGATCGCGTTCTCGAGCTGGTGCGGATCGGCCAGCGCATGCAGGGGGGCGTCGGGCAGGCGCAGGTGGATGCGGATCGTCTCGCCCAGCGTGCGCGCGAGCAGGTGGGTCATGTTGCGCACCAGCGCGCCGACCTCCACCGCCGTCGGTTCCAGCGTCTGGCGGCGGGAAAAGGTGAGGAGGCGGCGGATCAGCTCGGCGCCGCGGCGGGCGGCCTGCAGCGAGGGGTCGACGAACTCCGCGCCGGTGCCGCTGCCGATGCGTTGCTGGAGTGCGGAGAGGTTGCCGATGATGATGGTGAGCAGGTTGTTGAAGTCGTGGGCGAGGCCGCCGGTGAGCTGGCCCACCGCCTCCATCTTCTGTGCCTGCACCAGCGCGGCCTGGCTGGCCTTCTGTTCGGTGATGTCGATCGACATCACGAAGAAACCGACCGTGAGTCCCTCGGGCGTGCGTTCGGGCACCAGCACGCTGCGCGCGTGTACGGTCTGACCGTTGGCGAGCTGGCGCGCGTATTCGTAGCTCACCTGCTCGCCCTGGCGGGCGCGATCGAGGTGTGGGTGGATCTGCTCGTAGGTCTCGTCACCGAGGACCTCGCGGATGCTGCGCCCCGGGATCGCATCCTTGGTCAGCCCGAACCAGTCGGCATAGCCCTTGTTGGCGAAGCGGTAGATCTCGTCGTGGTCGATGTAGGCGATCAGCGCCGGGATCGAGTCGATGATCAGCTGCAGCCGGTTCTCGCTGCGGCGCAGCGCCGCGGCGATGTCATCGATCTCGATGTTGGCCTGGGCGAGGCGCGCATTGGCGGCTTCGAGCTCGGCGGTGCGTTCGCGCACGCGGGCTTCGAGCTGGGCGTTCTGCTGCTCGATGACCTCGGCGTAGCGGCGCTGCTCGGTGATGTCGGTCCACAGCGACACGAAGCCGAGGTTGGGGATCGGTACGCCGCGCACCGCCAGAATGCGGCCATTGGGGCGGGCGCGCTCGACGTAGTGCGGCTGGAAGCTGCGCGCGGCGGCGACACGCTGGCGCACCAGGGTGTCGACGTCGCCCGGGCCGTATTCGCCGCGCTCGGCGTTGAAGCGCGCGAAATCCTCGAAGGGAGTGCCGACGCGCACCATCGACTCCGGAAAATCGAGCAGGCGCAGCATGGCCTTGTTCCAGGTCACCAGCTTGGGCGTGGCGTCGAATACCGCGATCGCCTGGTCGAGCAGATCCAGTCCGGCGAGCAGCAGGTCGTAGCGCCGACGCTGCTCGGGCGACAGGGCGGTATAGGGCATGCCTTCCTGTTCGGCTTTCGCCATCGGTGGCGGTCTCCAGCTTCGTATTTGTCGGTGCGATCTTTGCACAAAGACCGGCTGCGGGGCAGCGCGGTTTTCCCTCGCGCGGCGGATGGTGGCGAATACATGACGTTGACGTCAACGGAGTGTGTCTCCGAGCGCCTTCCAGGGCCGTGCTGGGCAGGTCGTGCGATCAGGCGTCCGGCGTCTGCTGCTCGTCCGTGCGCGCAGAGGAGGGTTGGTGCTGCGCCAGTTGCTGGCGGAAGCGCTCCGGCGACACCCCGGACCAGGACACGAAGGCGCGGTAGAAGGTCGAGGTGTCCGCGTAGCCGAGGTCGGCGGCGATGCGCGCGATCGACTGCGTGGTCTTGGTCAGGCGGGCGTAGGCGATGTCCCGCCGGGTGGCCTCCTTGATGGTGCGGAAGCTCGCACCTTCTTCCTCCAGCCGGCGGTGCAGGGTGCGTGGCGACAGGTGCAGCCGGTCCGCCACCTCCTCGAGCGCGAGGTTGGTCGGCAGGGCGGCGCGCAGCAGGTCGCGGACGCGGAACACCATCTCGCGGTCGCGCCGGTACAGCATGGTGATCTTGCCCGGGGCGCCGTCGAGGAATCCGGCGAGCGCGGCGTCGTCGCGGCGCAGCGGCAGGTCGAGCAGGTTGGCCTGCAGGCGGGCGGCCAGGCGCGCAGCCTCGAAGCTCGAATGCTCGGTGTACACCAGCGCGTAGTCGTCGGCGTGGGGCGGGCGGGCGTAGGGGAAGGCGACCGCGTCCAGCGCCAGGCCACGGCCGACGAACCAGCTCGCCACCCCGTGCAGCAGGCGCAGCAGCCATTCGTAGGCGAACACCCGCGCCGGCGCATCGCGCGCCTCGCCGAGGCTGCCCGCGTCGTCGATCACGAGTTCGGCGCGCGGGCCGTTGCGCTGCAGTTCGATGCGGAAGGCCGGGAGCACGATGCGCAGGAAGCGGATCGCGCGCGCAAGCGCTTCGCCGAGCGTGGGCGCACCCAGCATCGCGCGGCACAGGAACTCGAAACTGCCCGCCGGCATGGCTTGCGGCAGCAGGCCGAAGGCTTCGTCATCGAGCGCTTCGACGCACAGGTTGTAGAGCAGGGCGTAGCGCTCGACCGGGATCCGGCTGGCCGCATCTGCAATGTCGATGCCTGCGCGCGCCAGCAGCGGGGCGGGGTCCTGGCCGCGCCGGACGAGGCCGGCGAGCATGCCGGTGACGAAACCGGGGGCGACCGTGGCGCGGCCGCGGCGCGGGCGGCTTGCGCCGGGTGCGGGCTTGGTCGGCATCGAGGGGCTGGGCATCGGCAGGAGCGGTGCCGTCGCGTTTCCCTGCGGCACACGGCGATGAGGATTCGGAATGCCGGATCGCATTATGGGGGCGACGACCCTGGACAAGGTATCGATTGGCGGATTTTGCATGATCGGCGTCCGCAAGCGCAATGGCAATCGGGTTCGCAGGCTTCTAAGATTGCAGAGTTAGCCCATTGGCCCCCTATCCAACCGGAGACGACCGACATGACCGACCTGAGCGTTGCGCACAAGCTCTCGCCCTACAAGCCGAAGAACAAGGTGCGTTTCGTCACCGCAGCGGCGCTGTTCGATGGCCACGACGCCTCGATCAACATCATGCGTCGCATCCTGCAGTCGACCGGCTCCGAGGTCATCCACCTCGGCCACAACCGCTCGGTCGGCGAGATCGTCAATGCCGCGCTGCAGGAAGACGTGCAGGGCATCGCGATCACCAGCTACCAGGGCGGCCACGTCGAGTTCTTCAAGTACATGATCGACCTGCTCAAGGCCAACGGTGGCGAGAACATCAAGGTCTTCGGCGGCGGTGGCGGCGTGATCGTGCCGGCCGAGATCAAGGAGCTGCACGAATACGGCGTCACCCACATCTTCTCGCCGGAAGACGGTGCCAAGATGGGCCTGCAGGGCATGATCAACAGTGTCGTCGAGCGCTGCGACGTCGACGTCACCAAGGCCGCGCCGCAGAAGGCCGACGCGGTGCTCAAGGCGCTCGCCGCGGGTGACCGTCGCGCGCTGGCGCAGATCATCACCGCGCTCGAGAACGGCGGCTATGGCGACGACGTCAAGAAGGCGCTGATCGACGCCGCGGCCAAGACCAAGGTCCCGACCCTGGGCATCACCGGCACCGGCGGCGCGGGCAAGTCCTCGCTGACCGACGAGCTGGTGCGCCGCTTCCGCCTCGACCAGGACGACAGGCTCAAGCTCGCCATCGTCTCCATCGACCCCTCGCGCAAGCGCACCGGCGGCGCGCTGCTCGGCGACCGCATCCGCATGAACGCGATCGAGCACGCCAACATCTACATGCGCTCGCTCGCCACCCGCGACACCGGCTCGGAAGTCTCCGCCGCGCTGCCCGAGGTCATCGCCGCGTGCAAGCTCGCGGGCTTCGACCTGGTCATCGTCGAGACCTCGGGCATCGGCCAGGGCAACGCCGCGATCGTGCCCTTCGTCGACCTGTCGCTGTACGTGATGACCCCCGAGTTCGGCGCCGCCAGCCAGCTCGAGAAGATCGACATGCTCGACTTCGCGGACTTCGTCGCCATCAACAAGTTCGACCGCAAGGGCGCGCAGGACGCGCTGCGCGACGTGGCCAAGCAGTACCAGCGCAACCGCGAGCTGTTCAACCAGCGTCCCGAAGAGATGCCGGTGTTCGGTACCATGGCCGCGCGCTTCAACGACGACGGCGTCACCGCGCTCTACCAGGCGGTGCTGCCCGCGCTGGTGGGCAAGGGCCTCAAGGCCGCCAAGAGCAAGCTGCCGGTGGTCAAGGTGCGGGCCTCGTCCGAAGGTCGCGCCATCGTCCCCGCCGAGCGCATCCGCTACCTGGCCGAGATCGCCGACACCGTGCGCGGCTATCACAAGCACATCGAGCAGCAGGCCCGCGTCGCGCGCGAGCGTCAGTCGCTGAAGATCGCCAAGGGCCTGTTCGAGCAGTGCGGCAAGGATGCCGGCTCGTTTGCCGAGCTGATCGACTGGAAGGACGGCGAGCTGACCCCGGCGGCGAAGAAGCTGCTCGAGCAGTGGCCGACCGAGAAGGCCCTGTACGCCGCCGACGAGTACGTGGTGAAGATCCGCGACAAGGAGATCCGCACCCAGCTCACCCACACCTCGCTGTCGGGTAGCAAGATCCGCAAGGTCGCGCTGCCCAACTTCGAGGACGAAGGCGAGACGCTCAAGTTCCTGATGAAGGAGAACGTCCCCGGCTCCTTCCCCTACACCGCCGGCGTGTTCGCGTTCAAGCGCGAGGGCGAGGACCCGACCCGCATGTTCGCGGGCGAGGGCGACGCCTTCCGCACCAACCGCCGCTTCAAGAAGGTGTCCGAAGGCATGCCGGCGCATCGCCTGTCGACCGCCTTCGACTCGGTGACCCTGTACGGCTGCGACCCCGACCTGCGTCCGGACATCTACGGCAAGATCGGCAACTCCGGCGTGTCGATCGCCACCCTCGACGACATGAAGGTGCTGTACGACGGCTTCGACCTGTGCGCGCCGACCACCTCGGTGTCGATGACGATCAACGGCCCGGCGCCGATCATCCTCGCCTTCTTCTTCAACACCGCGCTCGACCAGCAGATCGCCAAGTTCAAGGCCGACAACGGCCGCGATCCGACCGAGGACGAGTACGCCAAGATCAAGGCGTGGACGCTGTCGACCGTGCGCGGCACCGTGCAGGCCGACATCCTGAAGGAAGACCAGGGCCAGAACACCTGCATCTTCAGCACCGAGTTCGCGCTCAAGATGATGGGCGACATTCAGGAGTTCTTCGTCCATAACAAGGTGCAGAACTTCTACTCGGTGTCGATCTCGGGCTACCACATCGCCGAGGCCGGCGCGAACCCGATCTCGCAGCTCGCGTTCACGCTGTCGAACGGCTTCACCTACGTCGAGTCCTACCTCGCGCGCGGCATGCACATCGACGACTTCGCGCCCAACCTGTCGTTCTTCTTCAGCAACGGCATGGACCCGGAGTACTCGGTGATCGGCCGCGTCGCCCGCCGCATCTGGGCGGTGGCGATGAAGAACAAGTACGGTGCCAACGAGCGCAGCCAGAAGCTGAAGTACCACGTGCAGACCTCGGGCCGCTCGCTGCACGCGCAGGAGATGGACTTCAACGACATCCGCACCACGCTGCAGGCGCTGATCGCGATCTACGACAACTGCAACTCGCTGCACACCAACGCCTACGACGAGGCGATCACCACGCCGACCGAAGAGTCCGTGCGTCGTGCGATGGCGATCCAGCTGATCATCAACCGCGAGTGGGGCCTGGCCAAGAACGAGAACCCGAACCAGGGCGCCTTCATCATCGAGGAACTCACCGACCTCGTCGAAGAGGCGGTGCTCAAGGAGTTCGAGGCCATCGCTTCCCGCGGCGGCGTGCTCGGCGCGATGGAAACGGGCTACCAGCGCGGCAAGATCCAGGAGGAGTCGCTCTACTACGAGCACAAGAAGCACGACGGCTCCTACCCGATCATCGGCGTGAACACCTTCCTCAACCCGAAGGGCCAGGCGCAGCAGGAGATCGAGCTCGCGCGTTCGACCGAGGAAGAAAAGCAGGGCCAGCTCAAGCGCCTCGCCGACTTCCACGCCCGCAACAAGGCCGAGGCGCCCAAGTGGCAGGCCAGGCTGCAGCAGGCGGTCATCGACAACACCAACGTCTTCGAGGTGCTGGTCGACGCGGTGCGCTACTGCTCGCTGGGCCAGATCACCGACGCGCTGTACAAGGTCGGCGGCCAGTATCGCCGCAGCATGTAAGCGGAATCAGGTTCCTCCCCCTCTCCCAACTGGGACACGGCGCTTCGGCGCCGTTTTTTTTCGGCGCTAGAATGGCTGCTCTTCAGCCTCCGGCGCCGACCTGCGATGAACCTCACGACTCCCGCGCTGCTGTTCCCGGCGATCTCGCTGCTGCTGCTCGCGTACACCAACCGCTTCCTGACCCTGGCGCAGGTCATCCGCCAGCTCAACGCCTCGGCCGACCGCAGCGCGCCGCTGGTGCAGTGTCAGTTGCCCGGCCTCAAGCGGCGGATCACGCTGACCCAGTACATGCAGGGCTTCGGGGTGCTGAGCTTCCTGTTGTGCGCGTTGTCGATGTTCGCGCTGTTCCTGGAGGCGCAGGTGACCGGGCAGCTGATGTTCGGCGCGAGCATCCTGACGCTTGCCCTGTCGCTGGTGTTGTCGCTGGTCGAGGTGCTGATCTCGACCGAGGCGCTGTCGGTCGTGGTCAAGGACCTCGAGCAGGCGGCGCGGCCGGCGGAGGTCAGCGGCTCGTGAGCTTGAGCTCGATGCGGCGGTTGCGCGCGTAGGCGTCTTCGTTGTTGCGCGCATCCAGCGGGTGGAACTCGCCGTAGCCGGTGGCGGCCAGGCGCTGGGGCGGGATGCCCTGGCTGCGCAGGAACTTGACGATGGCCAGCGCGCGCGCGGTGGACAGTTCCCAGTTCGACGGGAAGCGGGCGTTCGCGATCGGCCGGCGGTCGGTGTGGCCGTCGACCTGCAGCACCCACGGCAGGTCGTCGGGGATCTCGGCCGATAGCGTCTTCAGCGTTTCGGCCAGCCGGGTGAGCTGGATCATGCCGTCGGCGCTGACCTCGTCGGAGGCGGTGGGGAACAGCACCTCGCTCGAGAACACGAAGCGGTCGCCGACGATCTGCACGTCCTTGCGCTCGCCGAGCACCGCCTGCAGGCGGCCGAAGAATTCCGAGCGGTAGCGGGCGAGCTCCTTAACGCGCGCGGCCAGGGCGAGATTGAGCTCGCGGCCGAGCTCCTCGATCTTCAGGTCCTTGTCCTTGGCCGCGAGCTTGGCGGCGTCGAGCGCGGCGTTGAGCTGCTCGAGCTGCTCGCGCACCGCGGCGAGCTGGCGGTTCAGCAGCTCCACCTGGGCGATCGCCGCCGCGGACATCTCCTTCTGCTCCTTGAGACCACGCTCCGAGGTGTCGAGCGCGCTCGCCAGGCGCGCGACTTCCGCCTCGAGCTCCGCCTTCAGCTGCTGCAGGGCCGCGATGTCGGCGCCGAGGCGGGCGGCTTCCTCGCGCCGGGTCTTGGCCTCGTCCTGGGCGGCATGGAGCTCGTCGCGGGCGGTCAGCAGCTCGGTGGACAGCGCCTCGCGCTCGCGTTCCGAGCTGGTGAGCGAGGCACTGAGCTCGCCGACCTGGAGGTCTGCGCGTTCGCGGGCGGACTTCTCCAGGCTCAGGGTCTGGGCGAGCGCGGCGAGTTCGGCGTTGAGCTGCGCCAGCGCGCGGTCGCGGCCGCTCACCGCGTCGGCGAGCACGAACTGGCCGATCACGAAGATCAGGATCACGAACACCATCACCATCAGCAGCGAGGCGAGGGCGTCGACGAAGCCGGGCCAGAAATCGAGTGGCCGGCGGCGGGCGAGGCGGGCCATGGCTTATTCCGCTTTGTGGCCGCCGAGCGCGGCGGCGATCGTGCGCGACAGCAGGCGCAGCTCGGCGCGCAGGTCCTCGGAGAATTGCGCGCCCTGGGCGGGCTGCTGGGCGAGCTGGCGGATCAGGCCGCGCAGGTCGTCCTGGGTCGCAGACAAGGCGGACAGGTCGCGCGACTCGCGGGTGATCAGATCGGCGAGGCGGGTGAGCTGGTTGTTGAGCTCGCCCAGGTGCTCGGCGGTGGCGCGGCGTTCGCGTTCCGAGTCCACCGCGGAGCGCTGCATGCGCTCGATGCTCTCGGCGGTCTGCTCGAGCAGGGCCTGCACGTAGGCCGGCACGTTGCCCTCGCTTTCCATGCCCACGCCCGAGGGCAGCCTGGTCATGTGCGACAGCCACTCCTCGAGTTCGTTGTAGAAGCGGTTCTGCGCATGGCCCGACTGCAGGTCGAGGAAGCCGACGATCAACGAGCCGGCGAGACCGAACAGCGAGGTCGAGAAGCTGGTGGCCATGCCGCCGAGCGGTGCGTCGAGCTTGGTCTTGAGGGCCTCGAACATGGCCACCGGGTCGCTGCCCACGCTCATGCCGCCGATGATCTCGCCGATCGAG
This genomic stretch from Thauera sp. GDN1 harbors:
- a CDS encoding AraC family transcriptional regulator; amino-acid sequence: MLAGLVRRGQDPAPLLARAGIDIADAASRIPVERYALLYNLCVEALDDEAFGLLPQAMPAGSFEFLCRAMLGAPTLGEALARAIRFLRIVLPAFRIELQRNGPRAELVIDDAGSLGEARDAPARVFAYEWLLRLLHGVASWFVGRGLALDAVAFPYARPPHADDYALVYTEHSSFEAARLAARLQANLLDLPLRRDDAALAGFLDGAPGKITMLYRRDREMVFRVRDLLRAALPTNLALEEVADRLHLSPRTLHRRLEEEGASFRTIKEATRRDIAYARLTKTTQSIARIAADLGYADTSTFYRAFVSWSGVSPERFRQQLAQHQPSSARTDEQQTPDA
- a CDS encoding flagellar motor protein MotA, with the translated sequence MERKEFTKPVHVTTWMAVFLALVAVLAAALVPQLKHAFIANAAFNGVILFVLAVGIAVNLRQVWRLQREVLWIEDFHSAEPEALQGGLRPVLLAPMARLLSSRKRGQFHLSPASMRSILDSVQIRLEEQRDLSRYLIGLLIFLGLLGTFWGLLATIRSIGEIIGGMSVGSDPVAMFEALKTKLDAPLGGMATSFSTSLFGLAGSLIVGFLDLQSGHAQNRFYNELEEWLSHMTRLPSGVGMESEGNVPAYVQALLEQTAESIERMQRSAVDSERERRATAEHLGELNNQLTRLADLITRESRDLSALSATQDDLRGLIRQLAQQPAQGAQFSEDLRAELRLLSRTIAAALGGHKAE
- a CDS encoding peptidoglycan -binding protein, with the protein product MARLARRRPLDFWPGFVDALASLLMVMVFVILIFVIGQFVLADAVSGRDRALAQLNAELAALAQTLSLEKSARERADLQVGELSASLTSSEREREALSTELLTARDELHAAQDEAKTRREEAARLGADIAALQQLKAELEAEVARLASALDTSERGLKEQKEMSAAAIAQVELLNRQLAAVREQLEQLNAALDAAKLAAKDKDLKIEELGRELNLALAARVKELARYRSEFFGRLQAVLGERKDVQIVGDRFVFSSEVLFPTASDEVSADGMIQLTRLAETLKTLSAEIPDDLPWVLQVDGHTDRRPIANARFPSNWELSTARALAIVKFLRSQGIPPQRLAATGYGEFHPLDARNNEDAYARNRRIELKLTSR
- a CDS encoding DUF2721 domain-containing protein, with amino-acid sequence MNLTTPALLFPAISLLLLAYTNRFLTLAQVIRQLNASADRSAPLVQCQLPGLKRRITLTQYMQGFGVLSFLLCALSMFALFLEAQVTGQLMFGASILTLALSLVLSLVEVLISTEALSVVVKDLEQAARPAEVSGS
- the icmF gene encoding fused isobutyryl-CoA mutase/GTPase IcmF; protein product: MTDLSVAHKLSPYKPKNKVRFVTAAALFDGHDASINIMRRILQSTGSEVIHLGHNRSVGEIVNAALQEDVQGIAITSYQGGHVEFFKYMIDLLKANGGENIKVFGGGGGVIVPAEIKELHEYGVTHIFSPEDGAKMGLQGMINSVVERCDVDVTKAAPQKADAVLKALAAGDRRALAQIITALENGGYGDDVKKALIDAAAKTKVPTLGITGTGGAGKSSLTDELVRRFRLDQDDRLKLAIVSIDPSRKRTGGALLGDRIRMNAIEHANIYMRSLATRDTGSEVSAALPEVIAACKLAGFDLVIVETSGIGQGNAAIVPFVDLSLYVMTPEFGAASQLEKIDMLDFADFVAINKFDRKGAQDALRDVAKQYQRNRELFNQRPEEMPVFGTMAARFNDDGVTALYQAVLPALVGKGLKAAKSKLPVVKVRASSEGRAIVPAERIRYLAEIADTVRGYHKHIEQQARVARERQSLKIAKGLFEQCGKDAGSFAELIDWKDGELTPAAKKLLEQWPTEKALYAADEYVVKIRDKEIRTQLTHTSLSGSKIRKVALPNFEDEGETLKFLMKENVPGSFPYTAGVFAFKREGEDPTRMFAGEGDAFRTNRRFKKVSEGMPAHRLSTAFDSVTLYGCDPDLRPDIYGKIGNSGVSIATLDDMKVLYDGFDLCAPTTSVSMTINGPAPIILAFFFNTALDQQIAKFKADNGRDPTEDEYAKIKAWTLSTVRGTVQADILKEDQGQNTCIFSTEFALKMMGDIQEFFVHNKVQNFYSVSISGYHIAEAGANPISQLAFTLSNGFTYVESYLARGMHIDDFAPNLSFFFSNGMDPEYSVIGRVARRIWAVAMKNKYGANERSQKLKYHVQTSGRSLHAQEMDFNDIRTTLQALIAIYDNCNSLHTNAYDEAITTPTEESVRRAMAIQLIINREWGLAKNENPNQGAFIIEELTDLVEEAVLKEFEAIASRGGVLGAMETGYQRGKIQEESLYYEHKKHDGSYPIIGVNTFLNPKGQAQQEIELARSTEEEKQGQLKRLADFHARNKAEAPKWQARLQQAVIDNTNVFEVLVDAVRYCSLGQITDALYKVGGQYRRSM
- a CDS encoding PAS-domain containing protein — encoded protein: MAKAEQEGMPYTALSPEQRRRYDLLLAGLDLLDQAIAVFDATPKLVTWNKAMLRLLDFPESMVRVGTPFEDFARFNAERGEYGPGDVDTLVRQRVAAARSFQPHYVERARPNGRILAVRGVPIPNLGFVSLWTDITEQRRYAEVIEQQNAQLEARVRERTAELEAANARLAQANIEIDDIAAALRRSENRLQLIIDSIPALIAYIDHDEIYRFANKGYADWFGLTKDAIPGRSIREVLGDETYEQIHPHLDRARQGEQVSYEYARQLANGQTVHARSVLVPERTPEGLTVGFFVMSIDITEQKASQAALVQAQKMEAVGQLTGGLAHDFNNLLTIIIGNLSALQQRIGSGTGAEFVDPSLQAARRGAELIRRLLTFSRRQTLEPTAVEVGALVRNMTHLLARTLGETIRIHLRLPDAPLHALADPHQLENAILNLAINARDAMPEGGELTIAVVLRHLDPALARVGEVPPGDYVQIDVGDTGKGIEPAVLQRVFEPFFTTKPFGGGSGLGLSMVYGFVRQSGGNVRIRSTPGLGTHVRFVLPVADPHERSAAPLHIGPALQPALDGPVLLVEDEPEVRKVLRMQLTGLGYPVIEAADGVEALALLENIDDIALLVSDTVMPGGIGGRELARRARALRPQLPILLVTGYASDSSPIEGLPDDVPTLRKPFDQQALAAVLSTLLNATPAKEAPPQCP